A window of Cyclopterus lumpus isolate fCycLum1 chromosome 14, fCycLum1.pri, whole genome shotgun sequence contains these coding sequences:
- the kctd7 gene encoding BTB/POZ domain-containing protein KCTD7 isoform X1 gives MQQNGSSGSNGSEGCGGARDRQALSFSPLPAATTRVRRFIQERRTLPLPRVMVVFSAAGDTEKPGDAMSSSDSAVEDDFRKPASPAKSFALSKPLRSSLNTPEQEVGQAALPDRYTGFPEVISLNVGGTYFTTRLSTLRRYEDTMLAAMFSGRHYIPRDAEGRYFIDRDGTYFADILNFLREGELPHRDRVRAVHREAQYYAIGPLLDSLEDTQPLTGEKVRQAFLDLMPYYRENLEHIVEIAKLRAMQKKARFAKLKICVYKEEMPITPYERPLFNSLRFERSDSEAKLFEHHCEVDVSFGPWEAVADVYDLLHCIVSDLDERGITAEQQCIGVCDKHLINHYYCKRPIYEFKITWW, from the exons ATGCAGCAGAATGGCTCGAGCGGTTCCAACGGTTCTGAGGGCTGCGGCGGCGCGAGGGACCGCCAGGCTCTGTCCTTCAGCCCGCTGCCCGCCGCCACGACGCGAGTCAGGCGGTTCATTCAGGAGAGACGGACGCTGCCTCTACCCAGAGTGATGGTGGTATTCTCGGCCGCGGGTGACACCGAGAAACCGGGCGATGCGATGTCAAGCTCGGACTCCGCTGTGGAGGATGACTTCCGAAAGCCGGCCTCCCCGGCAAAGAGCTTCGCCCTCAGCAAGCCGCTCCGCTCCTCGCTCAACACGCCGGAGCAGGAGGTAGGGCAGGCCGCGTTACCAGACCGTTATACCGGG TTTCCAGAGGTCATCTCTCTGAATGTTGGGGGCACGTACTTCACCACACGCCTGTCCACTCTGCGGCGGTACGAGGACACGATGTTGGCCGCCATGTTCAGCGGGCGTCACTACATCCCACGTGATGCTGAGGGACGCTACTTCATCGATCGGGATGGAACATATTTTGC GGACATCCTGAACTTCTTGCGAGAAGGGGAGCTTCCTCACAGGGACCGGGTGCGAGCGGTGCACAGAGAGGCTCAGTACTACGCCATCGGCCCGCTGCTGGACAGCCTGGAGGACACTCAGCCGCTCACCGGGGAGAAGGTTCGGCAGGCTTTCCTGGACCTGATGCCCTACTACAGAG AAAATCTGGAGCACATTGTGGAAATCGCCAAGCTGAGGGCGATGCAGAAGAAGGCGCGCTTTGCCAAGTTGAAGATCTGCGTCTACAAGGAGGAGATGCCCATCACGCCGTACGAGCGTCCCCTTTTTAACTCTCTGCGCTTCGAGCGCTCGGACAGCGAGGCCAAGCTCTTCGAGCACCACTGCGAGGTGGACGTTTCCTTCGGACCCTGGGAGGCGGTGGCGGACGTTTACGACCTGCTGCACTGCATCGTCAGCGACCTGGACGAGCGCGGCATCACCGCCGAGCAGCAGTGCATCGGCGTCTGCGACAAGCACCTCATCAACCATTACTACTGCAAGAGGCCCATCTACGAGTTCAAGATCACGTGGTGGTGA
- the kctd7 gene encoding BTB/POZ domain-containing protein KCTD7 isoform X2: MQQNGSSGSNGSEGCGGARDRQALSFSPLPAATTRVRRFIQERRTLPLPRVMVVFSAAGDTEKPGDAMSSSDSAVEDDFRKPASPAKSFALSKPLRSSLNTPEQEFPEVISLNVGGTYFTTRLSTLRRYEDTMLAAMFSGRHYIPRDAEGRYFIDRDGTYFADILNFLREGELPHRDRVRAVHREAQYYAIGPLLDSLEDTQPLTGEKVRQAFLDLMPYYRENLEHIVEIAKLRAMQKKARFAKLKICVYKEEMPITPYERPLFNSLRFERSDSEAKLFEHHCEVDVSFGPWEAVADVYDLLHCIVSDLDERGITAEQQCIGVCDKHLINHYYCKRPIYEFKITWW, encoded by the exons ATGCAGCAGAATGGCTCGAGCGGTTCCAACGGTTCTGAGGGCTGCGGCGGCGCGAGGGACCGCCAGGCTCTGTCCTTCAGCCCGCTGCCCGCCGCCACGACGCGAGTCAGGCGGTTCATTCAGGAGAGACGGACGCTGCCTCTACCCAGAGTGATGGTGGTATTCTCGGCCGCGGGTGACACCGAGAAACCGGGCGATGCGATGTCAAGCTCGGACTCCGCTGTGGAGGATGACTTCCGAAAGCCGGCCTCCCCGGCAAAGAGCTTCGCCCTCAGCAAGCCGCTCCGCTCCTCGCTCAACACGCCGGAGCAGGAG TTTCCAGAGGTCATCTCTCTGAATGTTGGGGGCACGTACTTCACCACACGCCTGTCCACTCTGCGGCGGTACGAGGACACGATGTTGGCCGCCATGTTCAGCGGGCGTCACTACATCCCACGTGATGCTGAGGGACGCTACTTCATCGATCGGGATGGAACATATTTTGC GGACATCCTGAACTTCTTGCGAGAAGGGGAGCTTCCTCACAGGGACCGGGTGCGAGCGGTGCACAGAGAGGCTCAGTACTACGCCATCGGCCCGCTGCTGGACAGCCTGGAGGACACTCAGCCGCTCACCGGGGAGAAGGTTCGGCAGGCTTTCCTGGACCTGATGCCCTACTACAGAG AAAATCTGGAGCACATTGTGGAAATCGCCAAGCTGAGGGCGATGCAGAAGAAGGCGCGCTTTGCCAAGTTGAAGATCTGCGTCTACAAGGAGGAGATGCCCATCACGCCGTACGAGCGTCCCCTTTTTAACTCTCTGCGCTTCGAGCGCTCGGACAGCGAGGCCAAGCTCTTCGAGCACCACTGCGAGGTGGACGTTTCCTTCGGACCCTGGGAGGCGGTGGCGGACGTTTACGACCTGCTGCACTGCATCGTCAGCGACCTGGACGAGCGCGGCATCACCGCCGAGCAGCAGTGCATCGGCGTCTGCGACAAGCACCTCATCAACCATTACTACTGCAAGAGGCCCATCTACGAGTTCAAGATCACGTGGTGGTGA